A genomic segment from Sorangium aterium encodes:
- a CDS encoding flavin monoamine oxidase family protein produces the protein MLSDRPIDVPEQSFASVYDRRRLAAAGEMLPRLWDTLPEWPSVGGGRRVIVLGGGISGLCTAWSLRKAGFDPIILERNDRVGGRFYTLRNHFGDQHAELGVTRIADTHVLTLAYARHFGLEILEYPLDATQLYYVMGHRFLSTSRGKAHYPADFPLTPEERDIDAESLNLQLAAKAFSAIGDPRDTQWPPATVRKDFSGETFYRSLDRTGASHAAREICRAYEGTEIEMFSGLAWSANQRLDAKWFHTYAIAGGNDRLTTAFADDLGDRILKGAHVQRVISREDGVTVEFLRNGDPETIEGDFVVCALPHRILLEVAFDPPLSGPKHRAASEIPMFTVTRLNFQFSHRFWADEGIIGLLAACTTTPIERLWDLTSLQPGTSGILTAYVQDRNAAALDELPTAADRIEFGLKTMESFFPKAREYFQKGLSFSWHHQPYTRGGWPAFRPDQTDLIADLQRGEGRVVFAGDHTCLYTGWAQGALESAHFATAEVIAAARGSIEPTT, from the coding sequence ATGCTGTCCGACCGCCCGATCGATGTCCCCGAGCAATCGTTCGCATCCGTCTACGACCGGCGTCGTCTCGCGGCGGCAGGGGAGATGCTGCCCCGGCTGTGGGACACTCTACCTGAATGGCCGAGCGTCGGCGGCGGGCGCCGCGTCATCGTGCTCGGCGGCGGGATCTCAGGGCTGTGCACCGCATGGTCGCTGCGGAAGGCCGGGTTCGACCCGATCATCCTCGAGCGGAATGACCGTGTGGGCGGCCGCTTCTACACGCTCCGGAACCACTTCGGCGACCAGCACGCCGAGCTCGGCGTCACCCGGATCGCCGACACCCACGTCCTCACGCTCGCCTATGCGCGCCACTTCGGGCTGGAGATCCTCGAGTATCCGCTCGATGCGACGCAGCTGTACTACGTCATGGGCCATCGCTTCCTGAGCACGTCCCGGGGCAAGGCGCACTATCCTGCTGACTTTCCGCTCACCCCGGAAGAGCGGGACATCGACGCTGAGTCCCTCAACCTGCAGCTCGCGGCGAAGGCGTTCTCGGCGATCGGAGACCCGCGGGACACGCAGTGGCCACCGGCGACCGTCCGCAAGGACTTCTCGGGCGAGACGTTCTACCGCAGCCTGGACCGGACCGGGGCCTCGCACGCCGCGAGGGAGATCTGCCGCGCGTACGAGGGCACGGAGATCGAGATGTTCAGCGGCCTCGCCTGGTCGGCGAACCAGCGGCTCGACGCCAAGTGGTTCCACACCTACGCGATCGCCGGCGGGAACGACCGCCTGACCACCGCGTTCGCCGACGATCTCGGCGATCGCATCCTCAAGGGGGCCCATGTGCAGCGGGTGATCTCCCGCGAGGACGGCGTGACCGTCGAGTTCCTCAGGAACGGGGACCCCGAGACGATCGAGGGCGACTTCGTTGTGTGCGCGCTCCCTCACCGCATCCTGCTCGAGGTCGCGTTCGACCCGCCGCTCTCCGGCCCCAAGCACCGCGCCGCGTCGGAGATCCCGATGTTCACAGTCACCCGCCTCAACTTCCAGTTCTCGCACCGGTTCTGGGCGGATGAGGGCATCATCGGGCTGCTCGCGGCATGCACGACCACGCCCATCGAGCGTCTGTGGGACCTGACCTCGCTCCAGCCGGGCACCTCCGGCATCCTCACGGCGTACGTGCAGGACCGCAACGCCGCGGCGCTCGACGAGCTGCCCACCGCGGCCGATCGCATCGAGTTCGGGCTCAAGACGATGGAGTCGTTCTTCCCGAAAGCCCGGGAGTACTTCCAGAAGGGTCTGTCGTTCTCGTGGCACCACCAGCCGTACACGCGAGGCGGCTGGCCCGCGTTCCGGCCTGATCAGACCGACCTGATCGCGGATCTCCAGCGCGGGGAAGGGCGCGTCGTCTTCGCCGGCGATCACACGTGCCTCTACACGGGCTGGGCGCAAGGGGCCCTCGAGTCGGCGCACTTCGCCACCGCCGAGGTGATCGCGGCGGCGCGCGGGTCGATCGAGCCGACCACCTGA
- a CDS encoding TonB-dependent receptor domain-containing protein yields MSNRLVPNRNVIFNIARTYEALQEYPDAFRYYVQALDLEPNAARRPAIEEALARIRPNVAVINVTTDPPGATVYINRRDLGGRGNTPRLLGFQPGKHKIIVDLEGYEPAEVENVEAKIGEQTNVAVKLKRIVGTVRVVGETAGTIVRVNDASGPPACTAPCDLTLPPGRHRLYLAQEGYQPSEQDVNVAASSTVTARYRLNPLTGSLVVNADERDALVEVDGKPMGFTPAVLNVQSGQRRVRVSLRGFRPVEQSANVVAGQQTRIDISLRQLEEVEAASRTAEAVEDAPGSVTIISGQELRAMGYPTVAEALRGMRGVYTTYDGTYSWVGIRGISIPGDYSNRVLVLLNGHSINDTWDGLAFADQAARTDLEDVERIEVVRGPGSLLYGTGAFVGVINIVTKGRPTSFGAGVGVGAAQHGFIRGRAQVQVPFGRDSGMWLSVAGGHGQGRDYYLPIPAGLEDKWKNRDANSRDADHFNVGTVQGRLWYKSLSAQVSYNERKKALPSGANYTMVGDDRTFYRDRRGFAELTFSPRFSDSFSMTTRVGVDMQLYDDTLWLVDAGTETTHDVEQYQDTWLLADQRFEVSPLRELKVTVGAEGQIHLLGRQRIEENRCGVTPCIDELVLPVGGLDPDNEDLFDSHPYQILAGYGVVDFVPSDRIRVSAGARIDYYNYGKDGLSFNSGISPRIALVLKPYEGGNLKVTGGRAFRAPPIYELFLTVPSSNFNPGYDPEESDEERIGPESVLSGEVEFTHRLSSTLSLLGAGYVNYMTDMIAQTGEFTLEVPGRYDNTKDPILVMGAEAELRREWRQGWMASVSYSYSRARYLREGDVDEVLKKVPNSPEHMAAVKGTVPLFGKALMLSTRLTVESSRLDKTLTETDPAVIWDVVLSGQADVAGLRYNMGVYNVADWEYEAPISPQFTATRMPQAGRTFLLSANLNF; encoded by the coding sequence GTGTCGAACCGGCTCGTCCCGAACCGAAACGTCATCTTCAACATCGCCCGAACTTACGAGGCTCTCCAGGAGTATCCAGACGCATTTCGCTACTATGTTCAGGCGCTCGATCTCGAGCCCAACGCCGCGCGCAGGCCGGCCATCGAGGAGGCGCTCGCGCGCATCCGGCCCAACGTCGCCGTCATCAACGTGACGACGGATCCGCCGGGAGCGACGGTGTACATCAACCGCCGCGATCTCGGCGGCCGCGGCAACACGCCCCGCCTCCTCGGCTTCCAGCCCGGCAAGCACAAGATCATCGTCGACCTCGAGGGGTATGAGCCGGCGGAGGTCGAGAACGTCGAGGCGAAGATCGGCGAGCAAACGAACGTCGCGGTCAAGCTGAAGCGCATCGTCGGCACGGTGCGCGTGGTCGGTGAGACGGCGGGCACGATCGTGCGGGTCAACGACGCGAGCGGCCCTCCGGCGTGCACCGCGCCGTGCGATCTCACGCTGCCTCCCGGCCGGCACCGCCTCTACCTTGCGCAGGAGGGTTATCAGCCGTCGGAGCAGGACGTGAACGTGGCGGCCTCGAGCACGGTGACCGCGCGTTACCGGCTCAACCCGCTCACCGGCAGCCTCGTCGTCAACGCGGACGAGCGCGACGCGCTCGTCGAGGTCGACGGAAAGCCGATGGGCTTCACGCCCGCGGTCCTCAACGTGCAGAGCGGCCAGCGCCGCGTGCGCGTCTCGCTGCGCGGCTTCCGCCCCGTCGAGCAGTCAGCCAACGTGGTGGCCGGACAGCAGACCCGAATCGACATCTCCCTCCGGCAGCTCGAGGAGGTCGAGGCCGCGTCGCGTACGGCAGAGGCCGTCGAGGACGCGCCCGGCTCGGTCACGATCATCTCGGGCCAGGAGCTCCGCGCGATGGGGTATCCGACCGTCGCAGAGGCCTTGAGGGGCATGCGCGGCGTCTACACGACGTACGACGGCACCTACTCCTGGGTCGGCATCCGCGGGATCAGCATCCCCGGCGACTACAGCAACCGCGTGCTCGTCCTGCTCAACGGGCACTCGATCAACGACACGTGGGACGGCCTCGCGTTCGCCGATCAAGCGGCGCGCACCGACCTGGAGGACGTCGAGCGGATCGAGGTCGTCCGTGGCCCGGGCTCGCTGCTCTACGGTACGGGCGCGTTCGTCGGCGTCATCAACATCGTGACCAAGGGCCGCCCGACGTCGTTCGGCGCGGGCGTCGGCGTGGGCGCGGCGCAGCACGGCTTCATCCGGGGTCGCGCCCAGGTGCAGGTGCCCTTCGGGCGTGACTCCGGCATGTGGCTGTCGGTCGCCGGCGGCCACGGTCAAGGGCGAGACTACTACCTGCCGATCCCGGCCGGACTCGAGGACAAGTGGAAGAATAGGGATGCCAACTCCCGCGACGCGGACCACTTCAATGTCGGGACGGTCCAGGGGCGGCTCTGGTACAAGTCCCTCTCGGCGCAGGTGTCCTACAACGAGCGCAAGAAGGCGCTCCCGAGCGGCGCCAACTACACCATGGTCGGCGACGACAGGACGTTTTACCGCGACAGGCGCGGGTTCGCCGAGCTCACGTTCTCGCCGCGGTTCTCCGATAGCTTCTCGATGACGACCCGCGTGGGCGTCGACATGCAGCTCTACGATGACACGCTGTGGCTGGTCGACGCCGGGACCGAGACGACCCATGACGTCGAGCAGTACCAGGACACGTGGCTGCTCGCGGATCAGCGCTTCGAGGTCTCACCGCTCCGCGAGCTGAAGGTCACCGTCGGCGCCGAGGGCCAGATACACCTGCTCGGCAGGCAGCGCATCGAGGAGAACCGGTGCGGTGTTACTCCGTGCATCGACGAGCTCGTCCTGCCCGTCGGCGGCCTCGACCCCGACAACGAGGATCTGTTCGACTCGCATCCTTACCAGATCCTCGCCGGCTACGGCGTTGTCGACTTCGTACCGTCCGACCGCATCCGCGTCTCCGCGGGCGCTCGTATCGATTACTACAATTATGGAAAGGACGGTCTCAGCTTCAACTCCGGGATCAGCCCGCGTATCGCGCTCGTCCTCAAGCCCTACGAAGGGGGCAACCTGAAGGTCACCGGCGGCCGCGCGTTCCGCGCTCCGCCCATCTACGAGCTCTTCCTGACGGTGCCCTCGAGCAACTTCAATCCAGGGTACGATCCAGAGGAGTCGGACGAAGAGCGGATCGGTCCCGAGAGCGTGCTCTCGGGAGAGGTCGAGTTCACGCACCGGCTCTCGTCCACGCTGTCCCTGCTCGGCGCGGGGTACGTGAACTACATGACCGACATGATCGCGCAGACCGGCGAGTTCACGCTGGAGGTGCCGGGGAGGTACGACAACACCAAGGATCCGATCCTCGTGATGGGCGCGGAGGCCGAGCTGCGCCGCGAGTGGCGCCAGGGCTGGATGGCCTCTGTCTCCTACTCCTATTCACGGGCGAGGTACCTCAGGGAAGGAGACGTCGACGAGGTGCTCAAGAAGGTGCCCAACTCGCCGGAGCACATGGCCGCCGTCAAGGGGACCGTGCCGCTGTTCGGAAAGGCCCTGATGCTGTCGACGCGCCTCACCGTCGAGTCGTCGCGCCTCGACAAGACGCTGACGGAGACCGATCCCGCGGTGATCTGGGACGTCGTCCTCTCCGGTCAGGCGGACGTGGCCGGCCTCCGCTACAACATGGGCGTCTACAACGTCGCGGACTGGGAGTACGAGGCCCCCATCTCGCCCCAGTTCACGGCGACCAGGATGCCGCAGGCAGGCCGCACCTTCCTCCTCTCGGCCAACCTGAACTTCTGA
- a CDS encoding ABC transporter permease: MKLGRGLWRALTTIAAFFGFALLYLPLFAVAVYSFNAAERGLLWTGFSVRWYLDLFADPETNRRALEIREVAVNTLMLGGASTLIATVLGTLLALGMHFPWPTSVSRVLESIVDIPAVAPDITFAAVLVMAFNVLRRVVDHWFEPSMTTMIIGHVTFEIAFVTLIVRSRLIAIGPTLSEAAMDLYASPWIHFRRVTLPLLWPAIVGGAMLAFTLSLNDFVISFFTSGPRSVTLPLYVYQSQMRGVRTDLFAISTLLLIGVAVSIVLLERLTRWRHN, from the coding sequence GTGAAGCTCGGCCGGGGCCTCTGGCGCGCGCTGACGACGATCGCCGCCTTCTTCGGCTTCGCGCTCCTCTACCTGCCGCTCTTCGCGGTCGCCGTCTACTCGTTCAACGCCGCGGAGCGGGGCCTGCTCTGGACCGGCTTCTCGGTTCGCTGGTACCTCGATCTCTTCGCCGATCCCGAGACCAACCGGCGTGCCCTGGAGATCCGCGAGGTCGCCGTGAACACCCTGATGCTCGGCGGCGCCTCCACGCTCATCGCGACGGTCCTCGGGACGCTGCTCGCCCTGGGGATGCACTTTCCGTGGCCGACCTCCGTGAGTCGCGTGCTCGAGTCGATCGTCGACATCCCGGCGGTCGCTCCCGACATCACGTTCGCGGCGGTGCTGGTCATGGCGTTCAACGTGCTCCGCCGCGTGGTGGACCATTGGTTCGAGCCCAGCATGACGACGATGATCATCGGTCATGTCACGTTCGAGATCGCGTTCGTGACGCTCATCGTCCGCAGTCGGCTCATCGCCATCGGGCCGACGCTGAGCGAGGCCGCGATGGACCTCTATGCGTCGCCCTGGATCCACTTCCGGAGGGTCACGCTCCCCCTCCTGTGGCCGGCGATCGTGGGGGGCGCCATGCTGGCGTTCACGCTGTCGCTCAACGACTTCGTGATCAGCTTCTTCACGTCCGGCCCACGCTCGGTCACGCTCCCGCTCTACGTCTACCAATCTCAGATGCGCGGCGTGCGGACCGACCTGTTCGCGATTTCAACGCTCCTCCTGATCGGCGTGGCGGTGTCCATCGTGCTCCTGGAGCGGCTGACCCGCTGGAGGCACAATTGA
- a CDS encoding ABC transporter permease — protein MTEPTVWYGQLTTRRRLLARGSLLIVGGVSWLSVFLLLPSLALLVVSFLKRDADGALLWELSFESFERIFGSASGENARILIRSIVLALVVTTASVMLAYPMAFFIARGSRSRRFFWLALIIVPLCTNLVIRTFSWKLLLSAQLLPAKLAAWLGWIDPGRDVYPSWTAVTIGLVAASLPFAVVPLYTSIDRLDWSLVEAAQDLYASRLRIFLAAILPQTLPGLSVAVLLTYVPAMSVFVVSDMLGGAKHWLIGNLIQHQFGPGRNIPYGAALSLVLIVLTLGGVSLYRRNGRSVEIL, from the coding sequence GTGACTGAGCCCACGGTCTGGTATGGCCAGCTGACGACGCGGCGCAGGCTCCTCGCGCGGGGGTCGCTGCTCATCGTGGGCGGCGTCTCCTGGCTGTCCGTCTTCCTCCTCTTGCCGAGCCTGGCGCTCCTCGTCGTGTCGTTCCTCAAGCGCGACGCGGACGGCGCCCTGCTCTGGGAGCTGTCGTTCGAGTCGTTCGAGCGCATCTTCGGCTCCGCGTCCGGCGAGAACGCGCGCATCCTCATCAGGAGCATCGTCCTCGCGCTGGTCGTGACGACCGCCTCCGTGATGCTCGCGTATCCGATGGCCTTCTTCATCGCTCGCGGCTCGCGGAGCCGGCGGTTCTTCTGGCTCGCGCTCATCATCGTCCCGCTCTGCACGAACCTCGTGATCCGCACGTTCAGCTGGAAGCTCCTCCTGTCGGCGCAGCTGCTGCCTGCCAAGCTCGCCGCCTGGCTCGGGTGGATCGACCCGGGCCGCGACGTCTATCCCAGCTGGACGGCGGTCACGATCGGCCTCGTCGCGGCCTCCCTCCCGTTCGCGGTGGTCCCCCTCTACACGAGCATCGATCGTCTCGACTGGTCGCTCGTCGAGGCCGCGCAGGATCTCTATGCGTCGCGGCTGCGCATCTTCCTCGCGGCGATCCTGCCGCAGACCCTCCCCGGCCTCAGCGTTGCAGTCCTCCTCACGTACGTCCCAGCGATGAGTGTCTTCGTGGTGAGCGACATGCTCGGCGGCGCGAAGCACTGGCTGATTGGGAACCTCATCCAGCACCAGTTCGGCCCGGGGCGAAACATCCCTTACGGCGCGGCGCTCAGCCTGGTGCTCATCGTTCTGACGCTGGGCGGAGTGTCCCTCTACCGCCGGAATGGGCGCTCCGTGGAGATCCTGTGA
- a CDS encoding ABC transporter ATP-binding protein translates to MIQRLRDFFSSPGQRSMTPLTESAAERNPGCSLVVENVSKSFGKTQILNDVSFTAEAGEFVTLLGPSGCGKTTLLRIIAGLDRADRGQIRLAGRAVDHLPANRRPVNTVFQNYALFPHLTVFENVAFGLRSRSFPDPEVRERVRSSLSMLKLDDLAERYPHQISGGQKQRVALARAVVNEPEVLLLDEPMSALDAKLRAEVQLDLRRLQRALGKTFVLVTHDQDEAMTVSDRIVLMNKGRIEQQGATAEVYERPQSRFAAEFFGAANLISAQRVGATLVFTTVGALRVQTKPQWEYGTLAIHPEWIELCENEPAENGVRGVVKESFYRGDHVELIIEPGPLRVQLSPRSRLKPGSSVWLALPAERLEVLSD, encoded by the coding sequence GTGATCCAGAGGTTGAGAGACTTCTTCTCGTCGCCGGGGCAGCGCAGCATGACGCCCCTGACCGAGAGCGCGGCCGAGCGCAACCCGGGATGTAGCCTCGTTGTAGAGAACGTCAGCAAGAGCTTCGGTAAGACACAGATACTGAACGACGTGTCGTTCACGGCGGAGGCCGGCGAGTTCGTCACGCTCCTCGGGCCTTCCGGCTGCGGCAAGACGACGCTGCTCCGCATCATCGCGGGGCTGGATCGCGCGGATCGGGGGCAAATCCGCCTCGCGGGCAGGGCGGTTGACCACCTGCCGGCGAACCGCAGGCCGGTGAACACCGTGTTCCAGAACTACGCGCTGTTCCCGCATCTGACCGTGTTCGAGAACGTCGCCTTCGGCCTGAGGTCGCGCAGCTTCCCTGATCCCGAGGTGCGCGAGCGCGTGCGTTCGAGCCTCTCGATGCTGAAGCTCGATGACCTCGCGGAGCGGTATCCGCACCAGATCTCGGGCGGTCAGAAGCAGCGAGTCGCGCTCGCGCGCGCCGTCGTCAACGAGCCTGAGGTGCTGCTGCTCGACGAGCCGATGTCCGCGCTCGACGCGAAGCTGCGCGCCGAGGTCCAGCTCGACCTGCGCCGGCTCCAGCGCGCGCTCGGGAAGACGTTCGTGCTCGTCACGCACGATCAGGACGAGGCGATGACCGTCTCGGACCGCATCGTGCTGATGAACAAGGGCCGCATCGAGCAGCAGGGGGCGACGGCCGAGGTGTACGAGCGGCCGCAGAGCCGCTTCGCCGCCGAGTTCTTCGGCGCGGCCAACCTCATCTCTGCGCAGCGCGTCGGCGCCACGCTGGTCTTCACGACGGTGGGCGCGCTGCGGGTGCAGACCAAGCCTCAGTGGGAGTACGGCACGCTCGCGATCCACCCCGAGTGGATCGAGCTCTGCGAGAACGAGCCGGCGGAGAACGGCGTGCGCGGCGTGGTGAAGGAGAGCTTCTACCGCGGCGATCACGTGGAGCTCATCATCGAGCCCGGGCCGCTGCGCGTGCAGCTCAGCCCCCGCTCGCGGCTCAAGCCCGGCTCCTCGGTCTGGCTCGCCCTGCCCGCCGAGCGGCTCGAGGTGCTCAGTGACTGA
- a CDS encoding serine/threonine-protein kinase, protein MGLRNARPEFGGTRRFQVVRVVGRGGMGVVYEAFDRERKGRVALKILRNLSADARLRFKNEFRALQDIQHPNLVSLGELHEEEGQLFFTMELIRGVDFVVHVRLHEEGDAGPRGEPAGVGRRSTLPSSPMWSAVQGPASEPQPRIKRPFHEARLRSALAQLAQGLAAVHAAYKVHRDIKPSNVLVTAEERVVLLDFGFVADASGAGREQAVVGTLHYMAPEQAEAKAAGPEADIYSVGVMLYLALTGVYPFQTAPKAALDMMRRAEPPPPSRLVEDMPPDIDELCVDMLRIDPAARPTARDVLRRLQVQELIEEPPVLSQRIGFVGRRSELAALEGAFAEAKLGRAVTRFIEGESGVGKSALLRRFLERIDKEALVLAGRCYEREAVPYKAVDELIDGLSRHLVRRPPEQVKALLPPNAGLLGTVFPVLRTVPAITEARARRKAIDPPEIRALVFAALRELLGRLAAERPLVLAIDDLQWADADSVALLSEVMRPWTEADFIAASRPGSFAGLDGPVSSGAQVDPSRPRAMMLVATVRTASETAPPVSRQLGVPIDSLGHIILHRLSLAEAQELCALLLRGAPVGRPLSIEAIAQEAGGHPLFIDALLRHRMMSPDTDGGPVRLDDVLWARISRLDPRARQLLELVVCAGAPVLTSVAAHAMAADFGELTRVLSALRAANLVRTGGSGQDEFLEPFHNRIRETVASRLDEQAARSWHGRLALALEASGRAELEALAEHWRAAGDPERAAGYAVRAGEHAEAAFAFDHAARLYRMAIDLHLPGGAERRVVLAKLGDALSSAGRGAKAAEAYMAASDGAPESEAIDLGRRAAENLLRAGYVDAGMAGLRSVLGAVGMQVPKTPELAVASLMLRRAQVRLRGLNFVERPADEVSPEDLMRIDVCWSAAMGLAIVDPTRGADFQARNLLLSLKAGEPYRVTRALAFEATYLAIDGGPSASRVADLLSTASAIAARIGRPHALGLVGFVGGVTATLFGRWQQGVADLDRADTIFRERCTGVTWERSWAHTFSVWALWYGGETREFMRRVPMYLQAADERGDRYLATSLRSSQSNAYWLVGDDPDSALRQAQDAIRSWSKAGFQLQSYFDLVARAHIGLYRGEGEATYRLFAEQRAGLESSLVLRIQAVRIIITHLRACAALAAAAASTPADAEPLYEEATRAARKIDAEHMPWADPLAAAVRAAIAAARGEAEVAVQQLAEAARGFEAAGMALYAAAARRRHGELLKGDEGRAAVEAANGWMHEQGIVSPDRMTGMLLPGF, encoded by the coding sequence ATGGGCCTGAGGAACGCGAGACCCGAGTTTGGAGGCACGCGTCGCTTCCAGGTCGTTCGCGTCGTGGGCCGCGGCGGGATGGGGGTTGTCTACGAGGCCTTCGATCGCGAGCGGAAGGGGCGGGTCGCGCTCAAGATCCTCCGGAATCTGAGCGCCGACGCGCGCCTCCGGTTCAAGAACGAGTTCCGCGCGCTCCAGGACATCCAGCACCCGAACCTGGTCAGCCTCGGCGAGCTGCACGAGGAAGAAGGGCAGCTCTTCTTCACGATGGAGCTCATCCGCGGCGTCGACTTCGTGGTCCACGTGCGGCTCCACGAGGAGGGCGACGCCGGGCCGAGGGGCGAGCCCGCGGGCGTCGGGCGCCGCTCCACCCTGCCGTCGAGCCCCATGTGGTCTGCGGTGCAGGGCCCTGCCTCGGAGCCACAGCCCCGGATCAAGCGCCCCTTTCACGAGGCCCGCCTCCGCTCGGCCCTGGCGCAGCTCGCCCAGGGGCTCGCGGCGGTGCATGCGGCTTACAAGGTTCACCGCGATATCAAGCCTTCCAACGTGCTCGTGACCGCGGAAGAGCGGGTGGTCCTCCTCGACTTCGGCTTCGTCGCCGACGCGAGCGGCGCAGGGCGCGAGCAGGCCGTCGTCGGAACGCTCCATTACATGGCGCCCGAGCAGGCCGAGGCCAAGGCGGCCGGGCCCGAGGCCGACATCTACAGTGTCGGGGTCATGCTTTACCTTGCGCTGACCGGCGTCTACCCGTTCCAGACGGCGCCCAAGGCGGCGCTCGACATGATGCGGCGGGCGGAGCCTCCGCCGCCGAGCCGGCTCGTCGAGGACATGCCCCCCGACATCGACGAGCTCTGCGTGGACATGCTCCGCATCGACCCGGCCGCCCGGCCGACGGCGCGCGACGTGCTGCGCCGGCTGCAAGTGCAGGAGCTCATCGAGGAGCCGCCCGTCCTCTCGCAGCGCATCGGCTTCGTCGGCCGGCGCAGCGAGCTCGCCGCGCTCGAGGGCGCGTTCGCGGAGGCGAAGCTCGGGCGCGCGGTCACGCGGTTCATCGAGGGCGAGTCGGGCGTCGGCAAGAGCGCGCTCCTGCGCCGGTTCCTGGAGCGCATCGACAAGGAGGCGCTCGTGCTCGCGGGGCGCTGCTACGAGCGGGAGGCGGTCCCCTACAAGGCGGTGGACGAGCTCATCGACGGGCTGAGCCGGCACCTCGTGCGCCGCCCCCCCGAGCAGGTCAAGGCCCTCCTGCCGCCCAACGCGGGCCTGCTCGGCACCGTGTTCCCGGTGCTCCGCACCGTCCCGGCGATCACGGAGGCGCGCGCGCGGCGCAAGGCGATCGACCCGCCCGAGATCCGCGCGCTCGTCTTCGCCGCGCTGCGGGAGCTGCTCGGCCGGCTCGCGGCCGAGCGGCCGCTCGTGCTCGCGATCGACGATCTCCAGTGGGCGGACGCCGACAGCGTCGCGCTGCTCTCGGAGGTGATGCGCCCGTGGACCGAGGCCGATTTCATCGCCGCGAGCAGGCCCGGCTCGTTCGCCGGCCTCGATGGGCCGGTGTCGTCGGGCGCGCAGGTGGACCCCTCGCGCCCGCGCGCGATGATGCTCGTGGCCACGGTGCGGACCGCCTCGGAGACCGCGCCGCCCGTCTCGCGGCAGCTCGGGGTGCCGATCGACTCGCTCGGGCACATCATCCTCCACCGCCTGTCGCTCGCGGAGGCGCAGGAGCTCTGCGCGCTCCTCCTCCGGGGCGCCCCGGTCGGCCGCCCGCTCAGCATCGAGGCGATCGCGCAGGAGGCCGGCGGCCACCCGCTGTTCATCGACGCGCTCCTGCGCCACCGGATGATGTCCCCGGACACCGACGGCGGCCCGGTGCGCCTCGACGACGTCCTCTGGGCGCGGATCAGCCGGCTCGACCCGCGGGCGCGCCAGCTGCTCGAGCTCGTCGTGTGCGCCGGCGCGCCGGTGCTGACGTCGGTGGCCGCGCACGCCATGGCCGCGGACTTCGGGGAGCTCACGCGGGTGCTCTCGGCCCTGCGCGCGGCGAACCTCGTGCGGACCGGCGGCTCGGGTCAGGACGAGTTCCTCGAGCCGTTCCACAACCGCATCCGGGAGACGGTGGCGAGCCGGCTCGACGAGCAGGCGGCGCGCAGCTGGCACGGCCGGCTCGCGCTGGCGCTGGAGGCCTCGGGGCGCGCGGAGCTCGAGGCGCTGGCCGAGCACTGGCGCGCCGCCGGGGACCCCGAGCGCGCCGCCGGCTACGCGGTGCGCGCCGGCGAGCATGCCGAGGCCGCGTTCGCGTTCGACCACGCCGCGCGCCTCTACCGCATGGCGATCGACCTCCACCTGCCCGGCGGGGCGGAGCGGCGGGTCGTACTCGCCAAGCTCGGCGACGCCCTGAGCAGCGCGGGCCGCGGCGCCAAGGCGGCGGAGGCCTACATGGCCGCGAGCGACGGCGCACCGGAGTCCGAGGCGATCGATCTCGGCCGCCGGGCCGCGGAGAACCTGCTCCGCGCCGGCTACGTCGACGCCGGCATGGCGGGCCTGCGCTCGGTGCTCGGCGCGGTCGGCATGCAGGTGCCGAAGACGCCGGAGCTCGCGGTCGCGTCGCTGATGCTGCGGCGCGCGCAGGTGCGCCTGCGCGGGCTCAACTTCGTCGAGCGCCCCGCCGACGAGGTCTCGCCCGAGGACCTCATGCGCATCGACGTGTGCTGGTCGGCGGCGATGGGGCTCGCCATCGTCGACCCCACGCGCGGCGCCGACTTCCAGGCGCGCAACCTCCTCCTGTCGCTCAAGGCGGGCGAGCCGTACCGCGTGACGCGCGCGCTCGCCTTCGAGGCGACCTACCTCGCGATCGACGGCGGCCCTTCCGCGTCCCGCGTCGCCGATCTGCTCTCGACCGCGAGCGCGATCGCGGCGCGCATCGGCAGGCCTCACGCGCTCGGCCTCGTCGGGTTCGTCGGCGGCGTCACGGCGACGCTGTTCGGCCGCTGGCAGCAGGGCGTGGCCGATCTCGATCGGGCGGACACCATCTTTCGCGAGCGCTGCACCGGCGTCACGTGGGAGCGGAGCTGGGCGCACACCTTCTCGGTCTGGGCGCTCTGGTACGGCGGCGAGACGCGCGAGTTCATGCGCCGGGTCCCGATGTACCTGCAGGCGGCCGACGAGCGCGGCGACCGTTACCTCGCCACGAGCCTCCGCTCCTCGCAGAGCAACGCCTACTGGCTCGTCGGCGACGACCCCGACTCCGCGCTGCGCCAGGCGCAGGACGCCATCCGGAGCTGGTCCAAGGCGGGCTTCCAGCTGCAGAGCTACTTCGATCTCGTCGCCCGCGCGCACATCGGCCTTTACCGGGGCGAGGGCGAGGCCACCTACCGCCTCTTCGCGGAGCAGCGGGCGGGCCTCGAGAGCTCGCTCGTCCTGCGCATCCAGGCCGTGCGCATCATCATCACCCACCTCCGGGCCTGCGCCGCGCTGGCCGCCGCCGCCGCGTCCACGCCGGCCGACGCGGAGCCGCTGTACGAGGAGGCGACGCGCGCCGCCCGCAAGATCGACGCGGAGCACATGCCCTGGGCCGACCCGCTCGCGGCCGCGGTGCGCGCCGCGATCGCCGCGGCCCGCGGCGAGGCGGAGGTGGCCGTCCAGCAGCTCGCCGAAGCGGCGCGCGGCTTCGAGGCCGCCGGCATGGCCCTCTACGCAGCGGCTGCGCGGCGCCGCCACGGCGAGCTGCTCAAGGGCGACGAGGGCCGCGCCGCCGTCGAGGCGGCGAACGGCTGGATGCACGAGCAGGGCATCGTCAGCCCGGACCGCATGACAGGGATGCTCCTCCCTGGCTTCTAG